The window TCTGAGGCCTTTGAGAAGATCACTGGAATATGAGAAAGCCCATAATGCCGTCCTAGTAGGAACAAGTAACACCATCTAGAAAATTCTTAAGCTCTATGCTAGCCATTGGGTGAGGCATGTTATATACATAATCTTCAATCCTGATAACCTCTGAAAGGGCTAGTATCTcgtttacagaagaggaaacatgcTGAAAACAGAAACTTGCCAGAAGGTACACTACTGAGTACTGGGACCCAGTATGAATGTTGcccttattctaaaatttaagcAGCTTGCTTTCCAAGTTAGCTTTTTATCTGATGTGCACAGTAATCCTAGGAAGACTTTTAGTACTTTAAGTCTAAAGTAGCCTGATGGGATGTTAGTTTCCTTAGCTTGTACTGAATCTTAGAACAAAAGTCGGTAATTTTGTGCTCAACCCatgcctgacacatagcaagTACTCAAAAGTATGGAGaacataaaaaatacagaaaaagacagGTGATTAGGCATTGTCTACAAAGACTCTGCTCTAGATGTCATGTCAGTTTAGATTCTTTACCCTACTTGAGACAACAGAAACTAAAattcttttcataaaaatgttttctttgtcatAGCAAAAATACACATTTGTAACACTCAAAGAACAGGCTATAATCTACTATCATACAGTTTGTTTGCTGGTGCCTCCAAAAGAAATTGCTCCAGAGAATAAAATCCGCTGAAAGGTTCACAAGAAAAATGTTCCACCTACAGAAGATTTTTCTAAAGGTGGCTGCTGACCAACCCCTGGTGTCTGAATAAAAACAGCCTCCTGATGTCACGCACACATGTACTCTTAGAAAACAGCTTCCCCTCTGCATGGGAAAGTGGCTTCTTAGGTCTGTAGGAACTCAGGCTGTACTCGGGCCACCTTCCGGAATTCCTTGGTGTGGGTCTTCGGGCACTGCATCTCACACCAGCTGATGGGGACCATCTGGACACCTGCAAGGGAAAAGGTGGTGTAGGAGCTGGGACCCCAGATACTTGCTCGAGACATTTCTCTTTTTAGGTGGGTGTGAACTGATGTCACCAAGCTGCCTAGTGAACCTCTCACCTCATACAGAAAAAAGCCTTGCTTGTTCCACTGACTTATGGAGTAAGTGGCTCTTTTCCTTAGATTATATAAGGAGAATCATTCTAATCCCGGTAGTCAGTATCTACACTCACATTGCTTCTAAGATAATTAAAAAACGAGGGAAAACAGTGGACTAATCCCAAACCCTAGCTCCCAGGAAAAGGTAAGCGTGTGGAAGCATGGACAAACTCACCGGATTCGCTGTGGGCCACCACCACTCCCAGCTCATTTTCCGCGGTGGTTAGCAGGTAGTTGGACTGTGCATCACCTAGGGAGATCTAGTCACATCACGTTggtaaaggaaaacaaagacttATACGTCTTCCCTCTCATAGCTACTTAGTGGTTTCTCtacttccatttcttcctttgacAAAGGACCACAAGTCTGCAGGGAATAAAGGATACCACTTTGGCCAAGACGATGTCCCCTGGGCGGAAACTCTTATAAATTTCAACCTGTACAGAAAGGAGTGTTAAGTAAAAGCTCCGATCAGGTCTATAATGAAACTATTAACCCCACTGGGTAGAGCTAGTTTACTTCTAACTCCAGAGGGTAGAACCCCAGTGGTAGATCTACCATTACTCAAGTAGATCAACAACTTTTATTGCTTCTGTGGCATCATCACATAAATGAAAGATCTGAACTCAGTAACCTGATCAGGAATCTGACTTAGACAAAAGGTACTATGGCTGCTCTGAAAGGGTCCAGAATAAGTCTGAGAGAACAGCCATGAATAAATACCTGGCTTCAAAGACAAAGCGTAAACTAGCTCCTCTCTGgtcaacaaaaagaagaaaaatcctaCGAAGAGGAAAGGAATAGTGAGGTGAGTTCCACATCTTCCAGTAGAGAACACCTTAAAATTCCTTGGACTCCACATTCCCACAGACTTTTGAAATTCACTGGAATAATCTAAAAAGACTGAGATTCCTAAAGCCACGAAGAAAAATAAGAACCAACCAACAACCTTGTCTTTTTCAGTAGCTCGGACGTCTTCTttgctataaagaaaaaaaataacagaaagattAATTATCTGTGAGAAAGAATTATCCTGCAGACTCCTAGCAGACAAAGAGCTATAAGAGCAAAGAGGACAAGTCCTGATCAGGACCCTGCTGCCACCCAGAGGAGCAAGTGGAGAAATGTTTCCTGTCCTAACCCCGAGGGAACAATCAGTTCCCATTCTTGGATCAAACAGAACAGGATTATCAATATCTCCCACTAGAGCAAAGTGGATCCAATTTGGCAGAGAAGGATAAGGAACTCTGCTGCCTTAGGAGAGCTTGAATGGCAGCATCACAGAACCACACAGAATCCTGAGGGTGGAAAGAGCCTCATATGTTAAATTATCTAGCTTATAAGAACTGTCTGTCCCTTCTCAAAGAACCCATAGTGGGGAAAAATACCACTTCACCCACTACCCTTTTTATTATCTTATAATGCTTGGGTTAATCGATattaaacacaagaaaaaaaggtACTTCCTAAAATGCCTTCTTTACTTTGGTATGAATCATACCCACAATGCACCTCCAGCTTAttcaattcttttttgttttatttaaagtcCTATCTCATTAATATCTTCCTTCTGTCTTAACTCACATActgtaatattttctttagatACTACGTGGGGAGAATCAAAGCACAAAGAGGTGAGACAGGGCAGGAATAGACTGTAATTGTTCTTAAAAATTCCAGTTTCCCATCCTATCCTAATTTCATTCCAGGCGCTGAGGCGAATATGAAGACAAAAATACTCCTTACCGGATGGTTCCTCGAAAAGAGTTCTTAAGTGGTGTGGACCCCACATACAGGATGTGTACTTTGGCAAAGCGTGAATTGATGCTGGAGACCTGTGGAACAGAGGAAAGGGCAGCATTAGAGTATTAGCAATTGTCAGCTGAAGGAGGCAGGAATCAACTAGGAAAGACTAGGATTTTAGTCCAAGCATCCCTACTAAGCATAGAATTTCAGATAAGTTAACTCGTATTTATCCCTGCATAAGTGATGTTCATAAAGTGGAGTAAGAGCCACTCTGGCCACCTAAAACAGAGTTACCGAgggaaatcaaatgaaataatatggCAGAGATTTTCAAAAATGTGCAGGTCTAACATAAATACACAAGGGAAGCATAGCAAATCTAACTAGACCTTTAGCAGATCTCACCAAGAGGCCTGTAGTGTGAATGGAACTTAAGTCTCCATTCCAGCTGCTGGGTAATATTTGGATCACTGTGCCTGTccagttattttcaaaataatgcatagattttctctttttttcctttccccttttttAAATGTGGCCATGCTGTgcgacttgcaggatcttagttccctgatcagggactggaCATGCACCTTTGGCACtgcaagtgcagagtcctaaccactggactgccaaggaattccccacATAGATCTTCTGTTGGAGAAATTATTTATAGAGGAAAACTAAGAGCTACAAGTTAACTGGCAGAGGGTGGGGATGGGCATGGAATACTGATGTCTTGTAGTTATTAATTGGTACAGCACTAATTTGCACTTGCCCTCAAAGACtttataaaaatctttcatttctctGCAGAAAAAGTTTCACTTTAGATGTTCAAAAATACACCTCCTTATGACCTTCTGGTACTCCTGTTTCCCagacaaaagtaaaaaattatataatgagGAAACCAGCTCTGTGAAAGAACTACATAAGCTTGAACTTGACCACACTGATCATTACCCTAGAAATCTCTAGACCCAGCAGAGTGCAGtaaaactttctgtgatgatagaAAAATTGTGTTGACCAACATGGCAACCACCATTCACCTGTGGCTATTGACTACTTGAAATGGAGCTAGTGGAACTgaggaaataaatgttaaattttgtttaattttaatttatttaaatttaaatgacctTATGTGactattgggagaaggcaatggcaccccactccagtactcttgcctggacaatcccatggacagaggagcctggtaggcggcagtccatggggtcacacagagtcggacacaactgagcgacttccctttcacttttcattttcatgcattggagaaggaaatggcaacccactccagtattcttgcctggagaatcccagggacgatagag is drawn from Bos indicus isolate NIAB-ARS_2022 breed Sahiwal x Tharparkar chromosome 26, NIAB-ARS_B.indTharparkar_mat_pri_1.0, whole genome shotgun sequence and contains these coding sequences:
- the EXOSC1 gene encoding exosome complex component CSL4 isoform X1, with product MAPPVRYCIPGERLCNLEEGSPGSGTYTRHGYIFSSLAGCLTKTSENGALPVISVMRETESQLLPDVGAIVTCKVSSINSRFAKVHILYVGSTPLKNSFRGTIRKEDVRATEKDKVEIYKSFRPGDIVLAKVISLGDAQSNYLLTTAENELGVVVAHSESGVQMVPISWCEMQCPKTHTKEFRKVARVQPEFLQT
- the EXOSC1 gene encoding exosome complex component CSL4 isoform X2 — protein: MAPPVRYCIPGERLCNLEEGSPGSGTYTRHGYIFSSLAGCLTKTSENGAVSSINSRFAKVHILYVGSTPLKNSFRGTIRKEDVRATEKDKVEIYKSFRPGDIVLAKVISLGDAQSNYLLTTAENELGVVVAHSESGVQMVPISWCEMQCPKTHTKEFRKVARVQPEFLQT